Sequence from the bacterium genome:
TCAGCATCATGACCGGTCGCATCAATAACATATCTTGAGCGAATGGTCAAGGGGTCAACATGCAATTTGGCAATATCAACCGCACTCCAATTAAGAACAAGTCCTGTAACCTTTTTTTCACGAATCATTACATCTTCTGCAGAGATAAGATTAAATATCTTTACCCCAGCTCGAATTGTCTCCAAGCAAAGGGCAGACATAGTTTCTAATGAATCCGTGACAAAATAGCCGTTTTGATATTTTTCATATCGTATTTTAAAGTCATCGAGGATGGGAAGGGATGCTTCCTGAAAAACACACTTATTAAACATCATCCCACCACCCCACATACCACCACCAATGGAAAGTTTGCGTTCAAAGATTACTACTTTATGACCTTTTTTTGCCAGATAGTAGGCGGCTGTAAGACCAGCTGGTCCGCCACCAACAATAGCCACATCACTCTCTAAAAAGTTGACTAAATCTTCG
This genomic interval carries:
- a CDS encoding sulfide-dependent adenosine diphosphate thiazole synthase, producing MQLDDIVISKAIIEKWSEDLVNFLESDVAIVGGGPAGLTAAYYLAKKGHKVVIFERKLSIGGGMWGGGMMFNKCVFQEASLPILDDFKIRYEKYQNGYFVTDSLETMSALCLETIRAGVKIFNLISAEDVMIREKKVTGLVLNWSAVDIAKLHVDPLTIRSRYVIDATGHDAEVAHIIVRKIGKKLLTATGDLMGEKPMWAEVGERTIVENTKEIYPCVYVAGMAANAVFGGPRMGPIFGGMLLSGKKAAELLVDKNLTK